The following proteins are co-located in the Paenibacillus sp. FSL H8-0079 genome:
- a CDS encoding DUF1801 domain-containing protein, with protein sequence MYKPKTTITDQSVIEFIELIENPKKREDAYQLLDIFTETTGYDAKMWGPSIIGFGAYHYKYESGHEGDAPLVGFSPRKAKISLYFASGDREREDLLKDFGKHTTGKACVYINKVADIDVDVLKALIVQSVRFLQETYLDQ encoded by the coding sequence GTGTACAAACCAAAAACAACCATAACAGACCAAAGCGTCATTGAATTTATTGAACTGATCGAGAATCCAAAGAAACGGGAAGACGCCTATCAATTATTGGATATTTTCACGGAGACAACAGGTTATGATGCAAAAATGTGGGGACCGAGTATTATTGGATTCGGTGCATATCATTACAAATATGAATCGGGTCACGAAGGGGATGCACCTCTAGTGGGCTTTTCGCCAAGAAAGGCCAAGATTAGTTTATATTTTGCCTCAGGGGATCGTGAGCGAGAGGATCTATTAAAGGACTTTGGAAAACATACGACAGGTAAAGCGTGTGTGTACATCAACAAGGTAGCAGACATCGATGTGGATGTGTTGAAAGCGCTAATTGTGCAGTCTGTCCGGTTTCTACAAGAAACCTATCTGGATCAATAA
- a CDS encoding DUF1648 domain-containing protein — protein MEIKDRPKIAIKKTKLEIAIDVTTIILFVIFTVYFTQQWRTLPNELPIHFNMKGEPDGWGGKWVAWIPLIIGLILWIGLSKLEKYPHTYNYLNLNLENAERQYKNARIMINIMKAEITILFMYISWMIIGSSSEKESAINNGWIPILIFIIVLFGSIAFFIHRSFKLK, from the coding sequence TTGGAAATCAAAGATCGTCCAAAGATTGCAATTAAAAAAACGAAATTAGAAATAGCTATAGACGTCACAACAATTATTTTGTTTGTTATCTTTACGGTATACTTCACGCAGCAATGGAGGACTTTGCCCAATGAGTTGCCTATACATTTTAACATGAAAGGAGAACCAGATGGTTGGGGAGGAAAGTGGGTAGCTTGGATACCTTTAATAATTGGGCTTATATTATGGATTGGGCTATCGAAACTTGAGAAATATCCACATACTTATAATTACTTGAATTTAAACCTAGAGAATGCAGAGCGACAATATAAAAATGCTCGTATCATGATTAATATCATGAAAGCGGAAATAACCATATTATTTATGTATATAAGTTGGATGATCATTGGTTCTTCCAGTGAAAAAGAGTCTGCCATTAATAATGGTTGGATACCCATTCTAATCTTCATTATCGTTTTATTCGGTTCAATTGCATTTTTTATTCACAGATCATTTAAGCTGAAATAG
- a CDS encoding FAD-dependent oxidoreductase produces MKHELVKPDITVIGGGLAGVCAAISAARLGQQVALVQNRPVLGGNSSSEVRVWVCGATAHGINRYARETGIMGELFVENQYRNPEGNPYLWDLVILEAVRAESNITLYLNTDVHEVEATGDGEERMITSVTGWMMGSERKIRFESQIYLDCTGDGLVGFLAGAKFALGREARSEYGEEWAPEVADQITLGSTLLFYTKDTGAPVRYIPPSFAKDITQTSIPIRRVIRSGDSGCHYWWIEWGGEHDTVHDNELIRDELWSVIYGIWDYIKNSGKFEADHMTLEWIGSLPGKREYRRFTGDYVLTQNDIISQREFPDAVAFGGWSIDLHPPQGMYAEASGSKHMHADGVYHVPFRSLYSANVRNMLMAGRDISASHVAFGTTRVMATCAVIGEAAGTGAALCAAMGVSPRELHARHLAVLQQTLLRQDASIIGVRSHDELDLARRAKATASSTLTGIALEQPGKTYPLGTDVALLLPVHPVLSGLELLLDASSDTALTVELWDTGRKENYVPHSLQATATVNVTAGTAQWVKLPLEWRPEELQNAFIIIKANAAVTLYHSTEAHSGVLIFFKTEENHVSKNLEDHATDQPVVLWSMQGLARQPFCCRTLSETMAYSADNTINGYHRPFGGPQQWMSQPMQSGKPEWVQLTWEEPQTVAELHLTFNDDVNEDLVNLHHHRTTFRVMPELVRDYRVEVLSRSEEWIEIVRVTENRRRKVIHSLNTPVDAQALRVSIDATNGSRYAELIEIRAYGEPTVSR; encoded by the coding sequence ATGAAACACGAACTCGTTAAACCGGATATCACCGTCATCGGGGGCGGGCTTGCTGGCGTATGCGCGGCTATATCTGCGGCACGACTGGGCCAACAGGTCGCGCTGGTGCAGAATCGCCCCGTACTCGGCGGCAATTCCAGCAGCGAAGTACGCGTATGGGTCTGTGGCGCTACCGCCCACGGGATTAACCGCTATGCCCGCGAGACAGGCATCATGGGGGAACTGTTTGTAGAGAATCAATATCGTAATCCGGAGGGCAATCCCTATCTATGGGACTTGGTGATTCTGGAAGCCGTTCGAGCTGAATCCAACATCACCCTGTACCTGAACACGGATGTCCATGAAGTCGAGGCCACTGGAGATGGAGAGGAACGCATGATTACCTCCGTTACCGGGTGGATGATGGGTTCTGAACGCAAAATCCGATTCGAGAGTCAGATCTATCTGGACTGTACGGGCGATGGACTGGTGGGCTTCCTGGCTGGAGCTAAGTTTGCACTCGGCCGGGAAGCCCGTAGCGAATATGGTGAAGAATGGGCGCCTGAGGTGGCAGACCAGATCACGCTGGGTAGTACGCTCCTCTTTTATACCAAGGATACGGGCGCGCCTGTCCGTTATATCCCGCCCTCTTTTGCCAAGGATATCACGCAGACGAGCATCCCGATTCGCCGGGTCATTCGCAGTGGGGATTCCGGTTGTCATTACTGGTGGATTGAATGGGGCGGTGAACATGACACCGTTCATGACAATGAGCTGATCCGTGATGAGCTGTGGTCCGTGATCTACGGGATCTGGGACTATATCAAGAACTCCGGCAAGTTCGAAGCCGACCATATGACTTTGGAGTGGATCGGTTCACTGCCTGGCAAAAGGGAATACCGCCGCTTCACGGGTGACTATGTGCTCACCCAGAACGATATTATTAGCCAGCGGGAGTTCCCGGACGCTGTTGCCTTTGGCGGCTGGTCCATTGACCTGCATCCCCCGCAGGGCATGTACGCCGAAGCGAGCGGCTCGAAGCATATGCATGCCGATGGCGTGTATCACGTGCCGTTCCGCTCGTTGTATTCCGCGAATGTGCGGAATATGCTCATGGCCGGACGCGACATCAGCGCTTCGCATGTCGCCTTCGGCACGACCCGCGTCATGGCGACATGCGCGGTCATCGGCGAAGCCGCAGGTACGGGCGCGGCGCTCTGCGCGGCCATGGGGGTGTCGCCGCGCGAGCTGCACGCGAGGCATCTTGCGGTGCTGCAGCAGACGTTGCTGCGGCAGGACGCATCCATCATCGGAGTGCGCAGCCACGATGAGCTGGATCTGGCCCGGCGTGCCAAGGCTACAGCCTCCAGCACGCTGACGGGCATCGCTCTGGAGCAGCCTGGCAAGACGTACCCGCTAGGTACGGATGTTGCCCTGCTGCTGCCTGTGCATCCAGTGCTCAGCGGTCTGGAGCTGCTGCTGGATGCATCCAGCGATACCGCGCTGACGGTAGAGCTGTGGGATACGGGGCGTAAGGAGAACTACGTCCCGCATTCGTTACAAGCTACGGCGACCGTTAACGTGACGGCGGGAACCGCGCAGTGGGTGAAGCTTCCGCTCGAATGGCGACCGGAAGAACTGCAAAATGCTTTTATCATCATCAAGGCGAATGCAGCCGTCACCCTCTACCATTCTACGGAAGCACACAGCGGGGTGCTAATCTTCTTCAAAACAGAAGAAAACCACGTGTCCAAAAATCTGGAGGATCATGCCACAGATCAGCCTGTCGTATTATGGTCCATGCAAGGGTTGGCGCGTCAGCCCTTCTGCTGTCGCACCCTCTCTGAGACTATGGCCTATTCAGCGGACAACACGATTAACGGCTACCATCGCCCTTTCGGCGGGCCGCAGCAGTGGATGTCGCAGCCGATGCAGTCTGGCAAGCCGGAATGGGTACAACTGACATGGGAGGAGCCACAAACCGTGGCTGAACTGCACTTGACGTTCAATGATGATGTGAACGAGGATCTGGTTAATTTGCATCACCATCGCACAACATTCCGCGTTATGCCTGAACTTGTGCGTGATTATCGGGTGGAAGTATTGAGTCGGTCTGAGGAATGGATCGAGATTGTACGTGTAACGGAAAACCGCAGAAGAAAAGTCATTCATTCCCTGAACACACCTGTGGATGCACAGGCGCTTAGGGTAAGCATCGATGCCACCAATGGCAGCAGATACGCCGAGTTGATTGAGATTCGGGCGTACGGGGAGCCAACAGTAAGTAGGTAA
- a CDS encoding helix-turn-helix transcriptional regulator has product MDLLNHIYWKKKAEFALAEDIYDAWVVFAVEEGVFRYEIGGQTGEAGFADLVLCPPQVPFRRETITPLTFHYMQFSCDAAEHECLLPPIGKSQINDTKRLASTYAYLRQASEDNDAVTTGWKTHLMMDLWQLYQWERRQSRLMERKFTEDALMAEAAVLLEEWAGEAISLRALAERLALSPVQLTRRFREAFQETPSDYLKAIRLKKAKALLADSGLTLAQIAERCGYENGFYLSRVFSSTIGISPSEYRRRHQV; this is encoded by the coding sequence ATGGACCTCCTTAACCACATCTACTGGAAGAAGAAAGCTGAATTTGCTCTGGCAGAAGATATCTACGACGCTTGGGTGGTCTTTGCCGTTGAAGAGGGCGTATTCCGTTATGAGATTGGGGGGCAGACCGGAGAGGCGGGTTTCGCTGATTTGGTGTTGTGTCCACCCCAAGTGCCTTTTCGCAGAGAGACGATAACACCGCTGACGTTTCACTATATGCAGTTCAGTTGTGACGCCGCAGAGCATGAGTGTCTTCTACCACCAATCGGCAAATCACAGATTAATGATACGAAGCGGCTAGCTTCAACATATGCTTATCTGCGTCAGGCGAGCGAGGACAACGATGCGGTTACAACAGGATGGAAGACCCATCTGATGATGGATTTATGGCAATTGTATCAATGGGAGCGCAGACAGAGCAGGCTAATGGAACGAAAGTTCACCGAAGATGCTCTCATGGCTGAAGCGGCAGTTTTGTTAGAGGAGTGGGCAGGAGAGGCGATCAGTCTACGAGCATTGGCCGAGCGTCTGGCGTTGAGTCCAGTCCAGCTCACCCGAAGGTTCCGGGAGGCCTTTCAAGAAACACCATCCGATTATCTGAAAGCGATCCGTCTCAAAAAGGCAAAAGCCTTGCTTGCAGATAGCGGTCTGACCCTTGCACAGATTGCTGAGAGATGTGGATATGAGAACGGATTTTATCTGAGCCGCGTATTTTCGTCCACCATAGGAATCAGTCCCTCGGAGTATAGGAGAAGACATCAAGTATGA
- a CDS encoding histidine kinase — MKKPNWKSWLPQRLRYRLFGAFVVLILLPFSALNVYNYQQIESLVEQKISEQSHEQLVQMYRSLEDQMSIAFKTLIFLEQDSAVRSVLTSPDSRTPLENKSLVEEKFKMINNSFFLYNPSVYFTLLDFYDSVYTSYLPKKALAYGPYLEQFRERLGEITISKTGADSHPLQPEELFYRWDARDTNHVLRELSSSPYLLSLYAYMKDSGGKRYGLARISIDYSYWFQTMLKDSQNNREYFLITGSGETIARSSKTAALSPEVTREIALHPAQAYLTDAASDTLINYVYIESLDWYMVNRIPLSILFTEISELKQRYFLTFFGFTGAFVLMAFMISATFTRPLSHLQKQMKDVVRKNLKIRIPEGHSRGEVLELTRTFNTMLDDANQMINRLKTEERQKEAVHFHMLLAQMNPHFLLNTLNTMKWSAIRSGNEEISEMCVSLGKLLEVSLNSQVELVYLKDEIELVQAYLHIQRIRYRDSFEVTCEFDDKLEYALVPKLSLQPLVENAIHHGVGPQEQLGQIRISIYRQDTGTLMLEVADNGIGMEESRRLQVTRTRPGIGLSNLRERLRLLFRGQSKLEIMDNQPGTLVRFSIPFLLSTPYVQKRSD, encoded by the coding sequence ATGAAGAAGCCAAACTGGAAGAGTTGGTTGCCACAGCGGCTCAGGTACCGTCTGTTCGGTGCATTTGTGGTGTTGATTCTCTTGCCGTTCAGTGCATTGAATGTCTACAATTATCAGCAGATTGAATCCCTGGTCGAGCAGAAAATCAGCGAACAGAGTCATGAGCAGCTGGTGCAGATGTACCGCTCTCTGGAGGATCAGATGAGTATTGCCTTCAAAACGCTCATTTTTCTGGAACAGGATTCTGCCGTAAGAAGTGTGCTCACCTCCCCGGACAGTCGTACTCCGCTTGAGAATAAGTCGCTGGTGGAAGAGAAGTTCAAGATGATCAACAACAGTTTCTTTCTATACAATCCTTCGGTGTACTTTACCTTGCTGGATTTTTATGATAGCGTTTACACTTCGTATTTGCCCAAAAAAGCACTGGCTTATGGCCCCTATTTGGAGCAATTCCGCGAGCGTCTTGGCGAAATAACTATCTCAAAAACGGGTGCAGATTCGCACCCACTTCAACCAGAAGAACTCTTTTATCGCTGGGATGCCCGGGATACCAACCACGTGCTCAGAGAGTTGTCCTCCAGCCCGTATCTGTTGTCGCTGTATGCCTACATGAAAGATAGCGGCGGCAAGCGGTACGGACTGGCTCGGATCAGCATTGATTACTCCTACTGGTTCCAGACCATGCTGAAGGATTCACAGAATAACCGGGAGTACTTTCTAATTACAGGTAGCGGAGAGACCATCGCCCGTTCATCCAAAACAGCGGCGCTTTCCCCAGAGGTTACGCGTGAAATAGCTCTTCATCCGGCACAGGCTTATCTGACTGATGCAGCCTCGGATACGCTGATTAACTACGTGTATATTGAATCACTGGACTGGTATATGGTGAATCGCATTCCGCTGTCCATCCTGTTTACAGAGATATCCGAGCTTAAGCAGCGTTACTTTTTGACCTTTTTTGGTTTCACAGGCGCATTTGTGCTGATGGCTTTTATGATCTCGGCGACGTTTACGCGCCCTTTATCGCATTTACAGAAACAGATGAAGGATGTCGTCCGCAAAAACCTCAAGATTCGTATTCCTGAAGGCCACAGCCGTGGCGAAGTGCTGGAACTGACACGTACGTTTAATACGATGCTGGATGATGCCAATCAGATGATCAACAGACTCAAGACGGAGGAACGGCAGAAGGAAGCGGTACATTTTCATATGCTCTTGGCTCAGATGAATCCGCACTTTCTCCTGAACACGTTGAATACAATGAAATGGAGTGCGATCCGCAGTGGAAATGAAGAAATCTCAGAGATGTGTGTTTCCCTGGGCAAATTGCTGGAAGTCAGCCTGAATTCACAGGTCGAATTGGTGTACCTGAAGGATGAGATCGAGTTGGTTCAAGCCTACCTTCATATCCAACGTATTCGTTATCGGGACAGCTTCGAGGTGACTTGTGAATTTGACGATAAGCTGGAGTATGCGCTGGTGCCCAAGCTGAGCTTGCAGCCACTGGTGGAGAATGCCATTCACCACGGTGTCGGACCACAGGAGCAGCTTGGTCAGATCCGTATCAGCATTTATAGGCAAGACACAGGAACACTGATGCTGGAGGTGGCAGACAACGGAATCGGAATGGAGGAATCCCGGCGTCTGCAGGTCACCCGGACGCGTCCGGGGATCGGCCTGTCTAACCTCAGGGAACGATTGAGGTTACTGTTCAGAGGTCAAAGTAAACTTGAAATAATGGATAATCAACCTGGGACATTAGTGAGGTTCAGCATTCCTTTTTTATTGTCGACGCCTTACGTACAGAAGCGGTCTGACTAG
- a CDS encoding helix-turn-helix domain-containing protein: MWKVLLVEDEVFVRESVREIISWEELGFTVIGESGNGTEALAMIIQDTPDLVLTDIVMPGMDGLELLKQTRQAGLKTKFVMLTCMGEFEYVRRAMEYGASNYILKLSMSVNSLRDTLRKVSAELGTSTEVRTDADHHGVPSPPPLITSTPDSPTSLMVSSAPASETDLPFTPVRELVVKHPEISKIIEYIGQHYDQDITVKSMSRYVMMGENYVSALFKKKTGHTLIHYLHGVRMEKAAEYLRETDLPVQEIGYRVGFGSDNYFIKIFKRWTGCTPSQYRHRS, translated from the coding sequence ATGTGGAAGGTACTACTTGTAGAGGATGAGGTATTCGTACGAGAATCGGTGCGAGAGATTATTTCCTGGGAGGAGCTGGGCTTCACGGTCATCGGAGAATCCGGTAATGGGACCGAAGCGCTGGCGATGATCATTCAGGATACACCGGATCTGGTGCTGACTGATATTGTTATGCCGGGTATGGACGGTCTGGAATTACTCAAACAGACTCGTCAGGCCGGGCTGAAGACCAAATTTGTGATGCTCACCTGTATGGGGGAGTTCGAATATGTACGCCGTGCAATGGAATACGGGGCTTCCAATTATATTCTGAAGCTGTCCATGAGTGTGAATTCACTGCGCGATACCTTGCGTAAAGTAAGTGCGGAACTTGGTACTTCGACGGAAGTTCGAACGGATGCAGACCATCATGGAGTGCCATCTCCACCTCCGCTAATCACATCAACGCCTGATTCGCCTACTTCACTGATGGTCTCTTCTGCGCCCGCGTCTGAGACGGATCTTCCGTTCACACCTGTTCGTGAGCTGGTTGTGAAGCATCCGGAGATTAGCAAAATAATTGAGTACATTGGACAGCATTACGACCAGGACATTACCGTCAAATCCATGTCACGATATGTGATGATGGGCGAGAATTATGTGAGTGCTTTGTTTAAAAAGAAAACGGGCCATACCCTCATTCATTACTTGCACGGGGTACGGATGGAGAAAGCGGCTGAATACTTGCGCGAGACGGATCTTCCTGTACAGGAGATTGGTTATCGGGTAGGGTTCGGAAGTGATAATTATTTCATCAAAATATTCAAGCGTTGGACCGGTTGCACGCCCAGTCAGTATCGCCATCGCTCGTGA
- a CDS encoding ABC transporter substrate-binding protein, with protein MRIKKGLTGLIVGALMLSLLAGCVGKNETNGGDNGGGAAGGKVKLTMWGAVPPENGPQEVVDTWNAENPDIQVEYVRFVNDDDGNLKLDTALSTGQNVDLYVNYTLTNLDKRIKGGTALDLGEFTDYNIDEKMGEDAASWKVDGKYYGMPTKKNAAFFALNMKALDLAGLSVPTAWTWDEAREYALKLKTAGFKYGLVQHTASYVDPLDSVLVKNGYVKADGTSNLDDPLVTKWMETLNGMMKEDATTPPLGEQLTSKMPVENMFLGGESAMINIGEWLIRTSNNMTEFPRDWKIAFAPVPRLAAQEADMVKSGGLGDFIAINSKSKNKEAAWEFLKWYADGGMMPMAAGGRLPSSNAVDQQTAIDHLLGDYADSYDKESLEFVLYGDETPTFVRSIAQEVVDLRAQEYEKFFLGNQTAEVTVQNMVKRHNDWLKQNQ; from the coding sequence ATGAGAATCAAAAAAGGATTAACCGGGTTAATCGTAGGTGCGCTGATGCTGAGCTTGCTTGCCGGCTGTGTAGGTAAAAATGAGACGAACGGTGGAGATAACGGAGGTGGAGCGGCAGGTGGGAAAGTGAAGCTCACCATGTGGGGCGCCGTGCCGCCCGAGAATGGTCCACAGGAAGTGGTGGATACCTGGAATGCGGAGAATCCTGATATTCAGGTGGAATATGTACGGTTTGTGAATGACGATGATGGCAACCTGAAGCTGGATACGGCGCTGTCCACTGGGCAGAACGTTGATTTATATGTCAACTACACCCTCACGAATCTGGATAAACGTATCAAGGGTGGAACAGCACTGGATCTGGGCGAATTCACTGACTACAACATTGATGAGAAAATGGGTGAAGATGCGGCTTCCTGGAAAGTGGACGGAAAATATTACGGAATGCCGACCAAGAAAAACGCTGCCTTCTTCGCTTTAAATATGAAAGCGCTTGATCTAGCAGGACTGAGTGTACCGACAGCCTGGACTTGGGATGAAGCCCGTGAATATGCACTCAAGCTGAAGACGGCTGGATTCAAATACGGATTGGTGCAGCATACCGCTTCCTATGTAGACCCGCTCGATTCCGTTCTGGTGAAGAATGGCTATGTTAAGGCAGATGGTACTTCCAACCTCGATGATCCGCTCGTCACTAAATGGATGGAGACATTGAACGGAATGATGAAGGAGGATGCAACTACGCCACCACTTGGCGAGCAGTTGACTTCCAAAATGCCGGTGGAGAACATGTTCCTTGGCGGTGAGTCTGCCATGATTAATATCGGCGAATGGCTGATCCGCACATCAAACAATATGACCGAGTTCCCGCGGGATTGGAAAATCGCCTTTGCCCCTGTACCGAGACTGGCTGCACAAGAAGCAGATATGGTGAAGAGTGGAGGACTTGGTGACTTTATTGCGATCAATTCCAAGTCGAAAAATAAAGAAGCTGCATGGGAGTTCCTGAAATGGTACGCCGATGGAGGAATGATGCCGATGGCTGCTGGTGGACGTCTGCCTTCCTCGAATGCGGTTGACCAACAGACTGCCATTGATCATCTGCTAGGTGATTATGCCGATTCCTATGACAAAGAGTCACTGGAATTCGTGTTGTACGGTGATGAGACACCTACGTTTGTCCGCAGCATTGCGCAGGAAGTGGTCGATTTGCGTGCACAGGAGTACGAAAAGTTCTTCCTTGGTAACCAGACTGCTGAAGTTACGGTTCAGAACATGGTCAAACGCCATAATGACTGGCTGAAGCAGAATCAATAG
- a CDS encoding sugar ABC transporter permease produces the protein MHKSWMKRQSRLGYLFIGPNMIGVLLFFIIPAVYSFYLMFTDYKFMSPETNFVGLDNIRRMLNDDLFGVALRNTFVFLLAVPVSMGLAFIVAVALNKSVYWQKTLRALYFMPYITSGVAIAFVWMLLFQPTSGPINGFLRGIGITNPPGWLSTTEWSMYAIDIIWIWFMLGYNMIIYLAALQEIPEELVEAARIDGARPWQTIRQVIWPLVSPTTFLLLITGLIMTIKNFGIIQAITQGGPGNSTTVLSLFIYQNAFRYYEMGYAAAISWALFAIIMIFTVLQWLGQKRWVHY, from the coding sequence ATGCATAAATCCTGGATGAAACGGCAGAGCAGGCTCGGGTATCTGTTTATTGGGCCCAATATGATTGGCGTGCTGTTGTTTTTTATTATACCGGCTGTCTATTCGTTCTATCTCATGTTCACTGATTACAAATTTATGAGCCCAGAGACGAATTTCGTTGGACTGGACAATATCCGCAGAATGTTGAATGATGATCTGTTTGGGGTGGCGCTGCGAAATACATTTGTCTTTTTATTAGCGGTTCCCGTATCGATGGGGTTGGCATTTATCGTGGCTGTAGCGCTGAACAAGTCGGTGTACTGGCAAAAAACGCTGCGTGCCCTCTATTTCATGCCCTATATCACCAGCGGTGTTGCCATCGCCTTTGTCTGGATGCTGCTGTTCCAGCCAACGTCGGGGCCGATTAACGGTTTCTTGCGGGGAATCGGTATTACGAATCCACCCGGCTGGTTATCGACAACCGAGTGGTCCATGTATGCAATTGATATCATCTGGATCTGGTTCATGCTGGGTTACAACATGATTATTTATCTGGCCGCCTTGCAGGAAATCCCGGAGGAATTGGTTGAGGCTGCACGGATTGATGGAGCCCGTCCTTGGCAGACGATACGCCAAGTGATCTGGCCGCTTGTGAGCCCGACTACCTTTTTGCTGCTGATTACAGGGCTGATTATGACCATCAAGAACTTTGGTATCATTCAGGCGATTACCCAGGGTGGGCCGGGGAACAGTACAACCGTCCTGTCGCTGTTTATCTACCAGAATGCCTTCCGCTACTACGAGATGGGCTACGCTGCTGCCATTAGCTGGGCACTCTTTGCCATCATTATGATCTTCACTGTTTTGCAGTGGCTCGGTCAGAAACGTTGGGTTCACTATTAA
- a CDS encoding carbohydrate ABC transporter permease has translation MESLTQIRRIILTLLMAGFALLMIMPFIWMISTSFKSPADVFTYPIQWIPSSLNWEHHIKVWSGADTFATYYLNSLKISLISTVGAIFLSAFAAYGFARIQFKGRETLFLIYLSMMMVPPQVLFVPKFLMFEWVGIYNTHWALILPGMFTIFGVFMLRQFFLSVPSEISEAAFIDGAGHLRIFFRLILPLAKPALATLAIIDFSWHWNDYENALVFLIDKDLYTVPLGLQNFILENNVDYNGMMAAATAGIIPMIIVFLVGQHYIIQGVAGSAVKG, from the coding sequence ATGGAGTCCTTGACGCAGATTCGGAGAATCATACTGACGCTTCTGATGGCCGGTTTTGCCTTACTGATGATTATGCCGTTCATCTGGATGATCAGCACGTCGTTCAAATCTCCTGCGGACGTATTCACCTATCCCATCCAGTGGATACCCTCCAGCCTGAACTGGGAGCATCATATCAAGGTCTGGAGTGGGGCGGATACCTTTGCGACGTATTATCTGAACTCGTTGAAAATATCTCTAATTAGCACGGTCGGAGCTATATTTCTCTCGGCTTTTGCAGCCTATGGCTTCGCACGGATTCAATTCAAAGGTCGGGAGACACTGTTCCTGATCTATCTCTCGATGATGATGGTACCTCCGCAGGTGCTCTTTGTACCAAAGTTTCTGATGTTTGAGTGGGTTGGCATATATAACACGCATTGGGCCTTGATCCTGCCCGGAATGTTCACGATCTTTGGGGTGTTTATGCTGCGGCAGTTCTTCCTGTCGGTGCCTTCAGAGATCTCGGAAGCGGCGTTCATCGACGGAGCTGGACACCTGCGCATATTCTTCAGGCTGATTCTGCCCTTGGCAAAGCCTGCGCTGGCTACGCTGGCGATCATCGATTTCTCCTGGCATTGGAATGACTATGAGAACGCGCTCGTGTTCCTGATCGACAAAGACCTGTACACCGTGCCGCTCGGATTGCAGAACTTTATTCTGGAGAACAATGTAGACTACAACGGCATGATGGCCGCTGCCACGGCAGGCATTATTCCAATGATTATCGTCTTCCTGGTGGGACAGCACTATATTATCCAGGGTGTGGCCGGAAGTGCCGTGAAGGGGTGA
- a CDS encoding GyrI-like domain-containing protein, whose translation MEMKVITLPAFHIVGYSIEATIEEFESGLGKSHYHKLVERKNEIQHRKNDNVMLMQIYPMNEDFNAKTDKFTHLIGYEVTGSENVPLEMISHEVPDSQYVTCTHQGIESEIGDTYDYVYGQWICENGHKPKDYDFEIWDERYQPESTSNEIDIYVALQ comes from the coding sequence ATGGAAATGAAAGTCATCACTTTGCCTGCTTTTCACATTGTAGGATACTCAATCGAAGCGACTATAGAAGAGTTCGAATCGGGTCTGGGCAAGAGCCACTATCATAAGCTTGTTGAGAGAAAAAATGAAATTCAACATCGAAAAAATGACAACGTCATGTTGATGCAGATATACCCGATGAATGAGGATTTTAACGCAAAGACTGATAAGTTCACACATCTAATAGGATATGAAGTAACTGGTTCAGAGAATGTCCCATTAGAGATGATAAGTCATGAGGTCCCTGACAGCCAGTATGTGACGTGCACACATCAAGGGATTGAGTCAGAGATTGGTGATACATACGACTATGTCTATGGACAGTGGATCTGTGAGAACGGACATAAACCCAAAGATTATGATTTTGAAATATGGGATGAGCGTTATCAACCGGAAAGTACCAGCAATGAGATTGATATATATGTAGCTTTGCAATAA